The following nucleotide sequence is from Gammaproteobacteria bacterium.
TTTCTGAAATTCTTCCTCGCTAATAACAGGCACTGGTGAGATAAAGTCACTCACGGGGTTGCCCTCGTGGCGTGAATACGCCGAATTGCAATCTCGGTGGCGAAATGGAGGAATGGATCCTGGTCAAAGCGTTCGGGTAACGACGCCAGGATGGCTACGTCTTCTGGACTACCAACCTCGGCCATTAGTTCGACGGCGGCGGCGCAGACGTTGATGTGACGATCCCGCTCGATGACCGCGCGCAGCCATTCTGGGGTACGAGGATGACGCAGATTGGTCATGATGTTGATGGCGAAAATACGATAGTCGGAATCCGGATCGCGCAACATTATTTCCATGTAGGGAGCTAATGCCTCGGGCAGACGCTGCAAGGTATCAATGGCACCATTGCGAATCGCCGCATCATCACTACGCAATAGCGGCAATAGTCCCTTGACCACCGGATGGCCACCGATGCGGATGAGACTGGTGAAAATCGCCTCGCGCACCGGCGGCTGGGTTTCCTGCTCCAGACGGGTACACAAACGTGCTGCACTGTCCGGGAAATCGCCAAGATCCAGCGCCGCCCAGCGACGTACTTCTGCGCTGTTGTCGTCGATTTGCTCCAAAAGTCCGGCGAGATCACGCGACCCACCGCGTTGATCGGGCACAACGGAAGAGATGCCTTTCTTGACCAAGGCCATGAATAATATTTCCGGTAAAAGTTCGGGAATCGTGAACAGGATCGATTGCAGCAAATACATTGCTTAATGCCGCAACCAGTCGATCAGGCGACCGGCAATCTGATGCGAACCCAGCACCGCTGTGGCTCCCCCCAGTTTGACCAGTTCCGCCGGCATGCCATAAACCACAGCAGTTTCCTCGGATTCGGCGATAGTACGACCACCGCGCCGGCGCAGTTCAGTCATGGCCTCGGCGCCGTCATAACCCATGCCAGTAAGCAGCACGCCGATCAACCGCTCCGGGCGAAAATGCTCCATGGCGCTGCGCATCAGGAGTTCCACGGAAGGGTGCCAGAGATGACGCGAGTTTTCCGGCATTGAGACCGCGTGAATACCAGTGCGGCGGTTGCTCAACAGCACATCCCCACCACCACGTCCCAGATAGATGGTGCCCGGCGTAAGCAACAGTGGTCGGTTCACTTCTACCACCGAAAGTGGACATAAATCATTCATGCGGCGGGCAAAAGCAGCGGTAAAGTTGACCGGCATGTGTTGGGCAATGATCAACGGCCAGGGAAAATCCCCTGGTAAGAGCGGTAGGATATCCTCCAGAGTGCGCGGCCCGCCGGTTGATACCCCGATAACTACCAGACCATCACCCAACACCATTTTCGGCGCGATGACCGGACGTTTGTCAACACTTGCCCGACGGTTTTCCTCACTGATCCGATAGGCCAGCCCTCGAGTGTGACGGATTTTGGCGCGTGCGGCAGCGCGGAGCCTGGTCAGAATATCATCTTGAATTTGATGAATATTCAATGAAATGGTTCCACCCGGCTTGCAGATATAATCCACTGCACCTAGCGCCAGAGCCTCGAAGGTCACGGCTGCACCCTTCTCGGTCAATGACGACACCATCACCACCGGCGTTGGTCGTTCCACCATGATCCGACTCAAAGCCGTCAGTCCATCCATATCGGGCATATTGATGTCGAGGCTGATGACATCCGGCTGAAAATGATGCAGTTCCTGCAATGCCTCGACGCCATTCCTGGCAGTGCATGTCGTGAAACCACCGTCGGCTTCAAGAATGTTCACCAGATGCTTGCGCATCAAGGCGGAATCATCAACTACCAACACCTTGATCATTGGTTAATCCAGCAAGCGCCAGCCGGAGTCTTAACCATGTACCTGGGTCAAGACACGCGCCTCGCTGCCTTCCAGGAGTTGATCGATATCCAGCAACAGAATCATGCGTTTTTGCTTTTCCAAGTTGGCAACCCGCCGGAACAACCGAGCCGTTTCGCTGGAGAGATTCGGGGCTGGCTCAATGGCGTGGCGGGGGATTTTGAGCACCTCGGATACTGAATCGACAATAAAGCCAGTACGGGTGCCATAGAGGGTAAAAACCATGATGCGCTGTCGATCATTGCGCTCCAGGGAAGACAGGCCAAAACGCCGCCGCTGATCGATAACAGGCAGCACAGTACCTCGGAGATTGATGACTCCTTCGATGAAAGCAGGTGCCTTGGGCACATGGGTAAGCTGGTCGGGTATCCGCACGATCTCCTGAACGCTGTCAATGGGTACCCCGTATTCCTCAGCAGCCAGACGAAACACCACCATCTGTTCATCTTCATCAGTTGGGTTCATTTGCGATTTCTCCACCTCGCGTCCCTTGTTGGACTCGGCGGCGGTTTGCAATGCCTCGCGCA
It contains:
- a CDS encoding HEAT repeat domain-containing protein translates to MYLLQSILFTIPELLPEILFMALVKKGISSVVPDQRGGSRDLAGLLEQIDDNSAEVRRWAALDLGDFPDSAARLCTRLEQETQPPVREAIFTSLIRIGGHPVVKGLLPLLRSDDAAIRNGAIDTLQRLPEALAPYMEIMLRDPDSDYRIFAINIMTNLRHPRTPEWLRAVIERDRHINVCAAAVELMAEVGSPEDVAILASLPERFDQDPFLHFATEIAIRRIHATRATP
- the cheB gene encoding Protein-glutamate methylesterase/protein-glutamine glutaminase 3, producing the protein MIKVLVVDDSALMRKHLVNILEADGGFTTCTARNGVEALQELHHFQPDVISLDINMPDMDGLTALSRIMVERPTPVVMVSSLTEKGAAVTFEALALGAVDYICKPGGTISLNIHQIQDDILTRLRAAARAKIRHTRGLAYRISEENRRASVDKRPVIAPKMVLGDGLVVIGVSTGGPRTLEDILPLLPGDFPWPLIIAQHMPVNFTAAFARRMNDLCPLSVVEVNRPLLLTPGTIYLGRGGGDVLLSNRRTGIHAVSMPENSRHLWHPSVELLMRSAMEHFRPERLIGVLLTGMGYDGAEAMTELRRRGGRTIAESEETAVVYGMPAELVKLGGATAVLGSHQIAGRLIDWLRH